One part of the Marmota flaviventris isolate mMarFla1 chromosome 4, mMarFla1.hap1, whole genome shotgun sequence genome encodes these proteins:
- the Adprhl1 gene encoding inactive ADP-ribosyltransferase ARH2 produces MVRCYVEAIEKLPERRQDPATVEGCSLLKPDNYLLAWHTPFSEKGSGFGAATKAMCIGMRYWKPERLGTLIEVSIECGRMTHNHPTGFLGSLCTALFASYAVQGKPLVQWGRDMLRVVPLAEEYCRKTIRHMAEYQEHWFYFEAKWQFYLEERKISEDSGNEATFPENYDAEERDKTYKKWSSEGRGGRRGHDAPMIAYDALLAAGSSWTELCQRAMLHGGESGATGAIAGCLFGLLHGLDAVPRGLYQELEHKPRLESVGAALHRLSTEDK; encoded by the exons ATGGTGAGATGCTATGTGGAGGCCATCGAGAAGCTTCCGGAACGTCGGCAAGACCCAGCCACCGTGGAGGGCTGCTCACTGCTGAAGCCAGATAACTACCTCCTGGCCTGGCACACACCCTTCAGTGAAAAGG GCTCAGGATTTGGAGCTGCCACAAAAGCCATGTGCATCGGCATGCGGTACTGGAAGCCGGAGCGGCTGGGGACTCTGATCGAAGTCAGCATTGAGTGCGGCAGAATGACCCACAACCATCCCACAG GCTTCCTCGGCTCCCTGTGCACGGCCCTGTTTGCCTCTTATGCAGTACAAGGAAAGCCGCTGGTGCAGTGGGGGCGGGACATGCTGCGGGTGGTCCCGCTGGCTGAGGAGTACTGCAGGAAGACCATCCGGCACATGGCAG AGTACCAGGAGCACTGGTTCTACTTTGAAGCTAAGTGGCAGTTTTACTTGGAGGAGAGAAAGATCAGTGAGGACTCGGGAAATGAAGCCACCTTTCCCGAGAACTATGATGCGGAGGAGAGAGACAAG ACCTACAAGAAGTGGAGCTCGGAAGGCCGAGGGGGACGGCGAGGCCACGATGCCCCCATGATAGCCTACGACGCCCTCCTCGCGGCAGGCAGCAGCTGGACGGAGCTGTGCCAGCGGGCCATGCTCCACGGAG GTGAAAGTGGGGCCACCGGGGCCATCGCCGGCTGCCTGTTCGGACTGCTGCACGGGCTGGACGCGGTGCCCAGGGGCTTGTACCAGGAGCTGGAGCACAAGCCCAGACTGGAGAGCGTGGGCGCCGCCCTCCACCGCCTGTCCACGGAGGACAAGTAA